The Gordonia iterans DNA window ATGCGCTGACCGCGGAGAAGATGGGGCCGCTGGCCGGCGGTCTCGGCGGGCCGGACGGCGGAGCGGGTGGCGGCCTCGGCGGCGGCCCGGACGACCTGCGCGGGCCGGACGGCCTGATCAACCTGGGCTGAGGCCCCCAGCATCCCGATCGATCGGGAGTGGCGAGGAAGTAGATGTACGAGGGACCGATCCAGGTGCTGATCGACCAGCTGGCGAAACTGCCGGGGCTGGGTCCGAAGGGTGCCCAGCGCATCGCTTTCTCGCTCCTGGCCGGCGACAAAGCTGAGATCGACCGGCTGGTCACGGCGCTCGGTGAGGTTCGCGACAACGTCAGCTTCTGCGCCGAATGCGGCAATGTCGCGGCCGAGCGGCTCTGCCGGATCTGCGCGGATGCGCGCCGCGACGCCACCAAGATCTGCGTGGTCGAAGAGCCCAAGGACATCTACGCGATCGAGCGGACGAAAGAGTTCGACGGCCGCTACCACGTGCTCGGCGGCGCGCTCGATCCGCTCTCCGGCATCGGCCCCGACCAGCTGCGGATCCGCGAACTGCTGCAGCGACTGGCCAATCAGCCCGACGGCGTCGACGTCACCGAGATCATCATCGCGACCGACCCGAACACCGAGGGCGAGGCGACCGCGACCTACCTGCTGCGCATGCTCAAGGACTTTCCCGGACTGTCGATGACGCGCCTGGCTTCCGGCTTGCCGATGGGCAGCGACCTGGAATTCGCCGACGAACTCACCCTCGGCCGAGCGCTGTCCGGTCGGCGAGTCCTCGCCTGACGGCGGCACCTCGGGCGCCGGGACAGCGATGACGACCGATCACCTCGTACAAGCCGCGCACGCGATCGCCGACTCGCTGCTTCCGCGGCAGGGGATCGTGGCGATCGACGGTCCGT harbors:
- the recR gene encoding recombination mediator RecR, which gives rise to MYEGPIQVLIDQLAKLPGLGPKGAQRIAFSLLAGDKAEIDRLVTALGEVRDNVSFCAECGNVAAERLCRICADARRDATKICVVEEPKDIYAIERTKEFDGRYHVLGGALDPLSGIGPDQLRIRELLQRLANQPDGVDVTEIIIATDPNTEGEATATYLLRMLKDFPGLSMTRLASGLPMGSDLEFADELTLGRALSGRRVLA